Genomic segment of Paenibacillus antri:
CGGCAAGCGAGCGTCCTGCGGGTACACCGCGATGCCCGCGCTCGCGCCCGTCAGCAGCTCGTGGGTACTCCACTCGATCGGCTTAGCAAGACAACGCAAGAACCGCTCCGTCCATTCGCCGATCTCGGCGTCGGAACGCATGCCTTGCAGCAGCACCGTGAATTCGTCGCCCCCCCGGCGGGAGACGATATGCTTTCCCTCCGCCTCGACCTTCATCCGGTCCGCGACTTGCCTGAGGAGCGCGTCCCCGACGTCGTGTCCGTAGCTGTCGTTAATATACTTGAAGCGGTCGAGATCGAAAAACAGCACCGCGATGCGCGACGACGGCGCCGTCTCCAGCGCTTCGGCCAGCGCTTTCTCGAAATGCATGCGGTTCGGGAGGCCGGTCAACGTATCGTGATTCGCCAAGTAGTCGGTCTCTCGGAGCAAGCGACTCGTTCCCCGCAGCAGCGCCCGATTTTCCATCATGACGAACGCCTGCCGCAGCATAATCAAGCTTACGATCACGCCGTTCGCGACGAGCGATTCGATTCGTTCCTCCCCGGGTTGCGTAATCGGCAGTACGAGAAGAACGGCGGCGACGCCGTACGGGAGCAGGTATCTAAGATTCTCCCCCCAACCGGAACGATGCCGTTCCGACACGCCGCCCGGCCGGCCGCCCAAGGCGTACATCCCCGCGGAAGCCAAAGCGAACATCGCGGCCGCATAGCTGACGTCCGCCCATCCGTCGGTGTCGGCGCCGCCCGCGAAGCCCGCCATGAAGAAGACGTCGCCGCACACGAAGAGCAGCAGCCCCGCCGTGAGAAAGCCTTGCACCCTCGGAGCGAACAGCCCCCGATACGCATATCCGATGAAGAGCAGGCAGAAGACGATGACCAGGTCCGAGACCGGATAGACGGCTACGGAAGAGATAGCGGCCCAATCCCGTTCCGACAGCATCATGCCGAGGTTGGGCTCCATGAAATATTCCCACATGACGGCGGCGACGACGATCAAAATAATGAACGCGTCGATCGCGACCTTCACGCCTTGATAGACGCTTCGCTCCTTCGCCATCAAATAACAGATCGCCGCGATGAACAGGACGGTCTGGGCGTTCCATAACGCGTCCGCGAGGCTCGGAACGGGCGGATCGATGCGGGCGAATCCTTCGTAGTAACTCCAGACGAGCAAGGCCAGAAAATAAAACAGACACCCGGTCGAAATCAGATGCCAGAACGTCCGATAGCTGCCCTCGCTTCGACGTGCGACGTGTCGCAGCAGCAGCCAGGCGAAGGCCGGGATGACGCATTGCAGCGACAGCCAGACGAGCGGCGTCGCGAGCTCCAACGTCGCCCCTATATGTAGTACCGCGATATATCCGGCGAAAACCGCCATCCAACGGGTTCGATTCCGATACCAAGACAAAGGGACGCCCCCTTCGACGACTGAATTCGATCCGATTCGGCCGAATTCGACCCATGATTTGGTTCGATTATAGGTCTGCTTTGTAACCGCTGTCTATCCCATGAACCTCACATTACAAACGCGCGATTCTTGCTTTACAAAACATTAAAAACCGCCACCGACGCGATGTCGGAGGCGGTTTGAGGGTTCGGCGGCTTTTTACAATTTTACGACGTTCTCCGCTTGCGGACCGCGGTTGCCTTGAACCACGTTGAATTCCACGCGTTGACCTTCGTCCAACGTCTTGAAGCCTTCGCCCTGAATGGCGCTGAAGTGTACGAAGACGTCGTCTCCCCCTTCAACCTCGATGAAGCCATACCCTTTTTCTGCGTTAAACCATTTCACTGTACCTGTCTGCATGCTTTGTGTACCTCCACAATAAAGTCTACCGTTGTTACTATATCCAACAATTCAGCGTTTCATCCTCCCTTTCGAAACTTTTTGAACGCGGCGACTATGTGGCATACTACGAAAGGCGGATTTCGCCGAAGGAGGGGCTGGCCTTGAACATTATGGACGGCATGGACGCCGCCCGGTTTACGTCCGGAAACCCCGGACCGGCGACGGAGGCTTCTTCGAAGAAGCGCAAGCGAGCCGGCTCGAATGCGGAGCCGGCTGCCCCGATGCCGCAGGTGCTGCGCAATTTGAACAACAAGTAGCTCCGCCGCGAGCGCTCCCCGGCCGTCGCCGCCTATAGCGGCTGCGAATTGGTCGCGGGGGCGCGTTTTCGCTACACTGAAAGATGGAACGCCGATTCGCTTTTTCGCGCGTATCCGCGATGGAGAGGAGCCAAGATTCCATGATCCCGTTCAGGTACCACAATCCCACGCAGCTGTATTTCGGCCGCGGCATGCTGGAGACGCTCCGGAAGCTCGCGCCGGCGTACGGCGCGAAGGTGCTGCTCGTCTACGGCGGCGGCAGCATCAAGAAGAACGGATTGTACGATCAAGTGATGCAGGAGCTGTCGGCCGCCGGCGCCGCCGTCAGCGAGCTTGCGGGCGTCGAGCCGAATCCGAGGCTGTCGACTGTACATAGAGGCGTAGAGATCTGTAAGAAGGAGCGCATCGATTTCATTCTCGCCGTCGGGGGCGGCAGCGTCATCGACTGCGTGAAGGCGATCGCGGTCGGCGCCAAGGTCGACTTCGACGTCTGGGACGTCATTACGCGGAAGGCGGCGGCCTCCGAAGCGCTGCCGTTCGGTACGGTTCTTACGTTAGCCGCGACCGGTTCGGAGATGAACTCGGGTTCCGTCATTACGAACTGGGAGACGAAGGAGAAGGTCGGCTGGGGCAGCCCGCATACGTTCCCGAAGTTTTCGATCCTCGACCCGAGCTTCACGTTCACGGTGCCTCGGGACCAGACCGTCTACGGCATGGTGGACATCATGTCGCACGTGTTCGAGCAATACGTCAGCCACACGACGAACGCGCCCGTCCAAGAAGGCTTCGCGGAGACGATTTTGCGCACGGTCATCGAGACGGCCCCGAAGCTTCTTGCGGACTTGGCCTCGTACGAGCATCGGGAGACGATTCTCTACAGCGGCACGATGGCGCTGAACGGAACGCTGTCGATGGGCGTGCAGGGCGACTGGGCCACGCACAATATCGAGCATGCGGTGAGCGCCGTATACGACATTCCGCACGGCGGCGGCCTCGCGATTTTGTTCCCGCATTGGATGGAGCACGTGCTGGACGAGAACGTCGGCCGGTTCAAGCGGATGGCCGTCAACGTCTTCGGGGTCGAGCCGTCGGGGCGGAGCGACCGCCAGACCGCGTTGGAAGGCATTCGCGCCCTGCGGGCGTTCTGGACGTCCATCGGCGCGCCGAACCGTCTCGCGGATTACGGCATCGGCGAAGAGCAGCTGGAGGTCATGGCCGACAAGGCGATGGCGAACGGACCGTTCGGCCAGTTCAAGAAGCTGCAGCGCGAAGACGTGCTAGCGATCTACCGGAAGTCGTTATAAGACGGAAAACGGGCCGCGGTCCGCACCTCTTCGGTGCGATTCGCGGCCCTTCGTTATGTGTCGCTTACGCCGGCGACAAGCCCGACAACGCCGCCGCCGTCTCCCGCTCGCCTTCCGACGGGATCGGGAACGACGCCCGCTCCCGTTCGCATAGCCGCGTCCAAGCGTCGACGCAAGACGGGTCGAAGTGGCTGCCCCGCTGCTCCGCGAGAATGGCCATGGCCGCCTCGTGCGTCATCGCCTTTCGGTACGCCCGGTGCGACGTCAACGCGTCGTACACGTCCGCGACCGCCACGATGCGCGCCAACAGCGGAATGCGCTCGCCCGCCAGCCGATCCGGATACCCGCGGCCGTCCCATCGTTCGTGATGCCAACGGATGATCTCCAGCTCGTCCTTCATGAAGCCGAGCTCCCTGCACATCTCATAGCCCTTGACGGGATGCAGCTCGATGACGGCGCGTTCCTCGTCCGTCAGCCGTCCGGGTTTGTTCAGAACGGCGTCGGGCACCTCGATCTTCCCGACGTCGTGGATGACCGTCCCCTGCGCCAAAGCGCGCTGCCGATCCGGGCGAAGTCCCATCTCCTCGCCTAACTTAAGCGCATACAAGGTCACCCGCAAATTATGGCCGGCCGTATATGGATCCTTCTTCTCCGTGGCGATCATGAACGCCTTGATGCTCGGCGAGATGGCGCTCGTCACGCGTTCGACCGAGTCGGTCGTATAAAGCGCACGGAACGCGCTCGTTAAGGAGCCGCTGCCGCCGTACTGCTTCGCGAGCCCGACGAGCATCGAAATCATCGAGGCGAG
This window contains:
- a CDS encoding putative bifunctional diguanylate cyclase/phosphodiesterase; this encodes MSWYRNRTRWMAVFAGYIAVLHIGATLELATPLVWLSLQCVIPAFAWLLLRHVARRSEGSYRTFWHLISTGCLFYFLALLVWSYYEGFARIDPPVPSLADALWNAQTVLFIAAICYLMAKERSVYQGVKVAIDAFIILIVVAAVMWEYFMEPNLGMMLSERDWAAISSVAVYPVSDLVIVFCLLFIGYAYRGLFAPRVQGFLTAGLLLFVCGDVFFMAGFAGGADTDGWADVSYAAAMFALASAGMYALGGRPGGVSERHRSGWGENLRYLLPYGVAAVLLVLPITQPGEERIESLVANGVIVSLIMLRQAFVMMENRALLRGTSRLLRETDYLANHDTLTGLPNRMHFEKALAEALETAPSSRIAVLFFDLDRFKYINDSYGHDVGDALLRQVADRMKVEAEGKHIVSRRGGDEFTVLLQGMRSDAEIGEWTERFLRCLAKPIEWSTHELLTGASAGIAVYPQDARLPAGLLKKADAAMYKAKAHGGGRYCFFTEELDRSFARTAALEHSLRRALDRGEFVLHYQPMYETVSGRMIGAEALLRWQRKNGALVSPAEFIPLAEETGLIVGIGEWAIREACRFAKLWLDACSEPFEISVNVSPVQFRQPDFAKRTMDVLRETGVPPEALVLEITESLTRDDEAIRKLEFFKRQGIHISLDDFGTGYSSLSDLHHLPVDALKIAQNFTKDMLSNEKQCRIVKAIVALAKSLDLVIVAEGVETEEQFLFMHRLGCDIIQGYYFSKPMPEEELLAKSGRSAS
- a CDS encoding cold-shock protein, producing MQTGTVKWFNAEKGYGFIEVEGGDDVFVHFSAIQGEGFKTLDEGQRVEFNVVQGNRGPQAENVVKL
- a CDS encoding iron-containing alcohol dehydrogenase; this translates as MIPFRYHNPTQLYFGRGMLETLRKLAPAYGAKVLLVYGGGSIKKNGLYDQVMQELSAAGAAVSELAGVEPNPRLSTVHRGVEICKKERIDFILAVGGGSVIDCVKAIAVGAKVDFDVWDVITRKAAASEALPFGTVLTLAATGSEMNSGSVITNWETKEKVGWGSPHTFPKFSILDPSFTFTVPRDQTVYGMVDIMSHVFEQYVSHTTNAPVQEGFAETILRTVIETAPKLLADLASYEHRETILYSGTMALNGTLSMGVQGDWATHNIEHAVSAVYDIPHGGGLAILFPHWMEHVLDENVGRFKRMAVNVFGVEPSGRSDRQTALEGIRALRAFWTSIGAPNRLADYGIGEEQLEVMADKAMANGPFGQFKKLQREDVLAIYRKSL
- a CDS encoding HD-GYP domain-containing protein, with translation MRYRSMIGPIAVMLASYGAFAGLRGTPFDLSLSAPTGHFYVVSVVSLLAAGIAFAVGIAGARLRNTKVTFLSLAFLSLSVIFSVHGLSTPHFLIHPSQLPSISSPLSLIFATFWLFMSSLSADHPWVQYFSRRQASLLPSWTVGLIGVGTLLMLRPELVAFIPLTAEPVNWSVASATILLLGTVMYRYYRSYLYSRFPLQLAIVYSSALIVVSQLIMVQGELWRASWWLYHFLLLASMISMLVGLAKQYGGSGSLTSAFRALYTTDSVERVTSAISPSIKAFMIATEKKDPYTAGHNLRVTLYALKLGEEMGLRPDRQRALAQGTVIHDVGKIEVPDAVLNKPGRLTDEERAVIELHPVKGYEMCRELGFMKDELEIIRWHHERWDGRGYPDRLAGERIPLLARIVAVADVYDALTSHRAYRKAMTHEAAMAILAEQRGSHFDPSCVDAWTRLCERERASFPIPSEGERETAAALSGLSPA